In the genome of Deinococcus planocerae, the window GCGGGCAAGACGGGCACCGCCCAGGTCTCGGAGGGCGCCAAGGGGTACGCCGCCGACATCTACGACAGCGTGTTCGCCGGGTTCCTCCCCGCCGACGCCCCCCGCGTCACCGTCGCCGTCATGGTCCACGGCGCCCGCCTCGACTACCACGGCTCCCAGCTCGCCGCGCCCATCTACCGCGAGGTCGCCTCCGAGGTCCTCTCGCGCTGGGCCGCCGCCCCTCGCCCCACCCCGAAAAAGCCCGAGGATCAGAATTGAGAGCGGCGTGAGCGACATCTCATGCTTGGCCTCTGTTTCTGCCATGGGAACATGGTCAGGCTGATTCACCTAAGGCAAGAGAGGTTATGAAAGGACCTCTCCTCCGCTTCTGGCGGCTCCAACAGGGCGAGGGATGGGTCAATTCTTCCTCTACAGCGTCTTGTTGAATGAGAGAATGAGTGAGGACATTAGAACTCGGCTCATCTATGCGACGCCGCCCAGATCGCCGGAACTTATGTTCCCGATGTCGATCTTCCTTGAGAGGGGCACGCTTTGTGAGAAGATTGATCAACTCCACACACAAAGTGCTTAGAAACCCCTCTTAATCTTGGGCGAACGAGACGCGGCCCGAGGGGCCGGGATTCAACTCAATCGACTATGACCGGACGTGCCGGGACGGGCGTTCGCAGGAGTTTCATGCCTTCACAGTTCAAGCGCTGGATGCCCGTCGTCCTGCTCAGCGTGTTCGGCGCCGCGAGTGCCGCCCCCGCCCTTCCTGCCGCCTCTTTCGCCGAGGCGGCGGTGCGTGACGCCCTCGCGCCTGCCGCTCCCGTGGCCCAGCCCAGGGTGCAGGCCCCAACCGCGCGGGTGGCGGTTCCCGCCCCGGTGCAGAGCGCCCGCCCACAGGCGACGCGCCCGCAGCCCACGCCCGCCCAGGTTCGGGAGGCCGAGATCAGCCGGGCCCGGACCCAGGCCGCGCAACAGGCGGCCCAAGCGGCGCAGGCCCGCGCCCGCGCTATTCAGGCCGCCGAAGCCAGGATCGCCCAGAACACGAGGCGCACGGGCCGCAGCGTGATCGCGCGGGCCACGGCGTACAACAGCACTCCCGGCCAGACGGACAGCACGCCCTTCATCACCGCAACGGGGACCCGGGTGCGCAGCGGCGTGGTGGCCCTCAGCCGCGACCTGCTGCGCGTGTTTCCCTACGGCAGCAAGGTCACCGTGGAAGACCTCAGCGGGAGGACGGGCAGCCTGTTGCGCGGTCAGGTCTTCAGCGTGGAGGACACGATGGCCGCCCGCAAGACGAACAGCATCGACATCTGGATGGCGAGCCGCAGCCAGGCGATCCGCTTCGGCGCCCGCCAGGTGCGCATCACCGCCGTGCGCTGAGCGCGGAAACAGTTCGAGAACAGGAGCGTGGGCGGCCCAGGGGGCTCGGCCCACGGCTCCTTTTTGGAGACTGGAGCGCTTGAGGACAGTGAGCGGCAAAGGTGAGGGTCCTTGCCGCCTTGAAATTTTTTGCAAAACGCCCTCCAACCCGGTGCCGCGTCCCCCGGGCGCTCCGGGCCCCTCTGTTATCCTCCCCGGAACGTGGCCCGCACTCCTCCCGACCTCGCCTGGACCCTCGCCCGCGCGCACCTCGCCCGGCGGCGCACCCAGAACGTCCTCACGGTGCTGGGGATCGCCGTCGGCGTGATGGTGCTCATCGCCGCACTCAGTCTGACGAACGGCTTCACCCGGGCCCTGGTGGACGCGACCCTGCGGGCGAGCCCCCACCTCAGTGTCACGGCCTTCGTGCCCACCCCGCGCGACCCGGCGCTGGAGGCCGAGATGCGCGCCGACCCCCGGGTGCAGGCCTTCGTGCCCTTTCTCGGCGACAAGGGTTTGCTCACCCGCCCGGCGAGCGCGGGCCGGGGCGCGGGCGTGGACTTCACCACCCTCTTCGGCGTGACGCCCGACGCGGCGCGGGTGCTGCAACTCAACCCGGAAGAGGGTGCCCTGTTGCGCGGCCTGGAGGGCGGCGAGGTGCTCCTCGGCTCGGCCCTCGCCCGCAGCGTGGGGGCCTTCACCGGGGACGAGGTGCGGCTGCTGAACAGCACCCAGCGCCGCGCGACGCTGCGCGTGAAGGGCGTCTTCACGACCGGGAACTACCTGATCGACTCCGGGTACGCCTTCACCAGCCTGGGGACCCTCCAGCGCCTGCAAGGCACCCGCAACGTGACGGGCTACCAGCTCCGGCTGCACGACCCGGACCTCGCCCCGGCGGTGGGGAGCGAGCTGACCCGCACCCGGGCCTACACCCCGATTCCCTGGCAGAGCCTCTACGGCACGCTGCTCGACCAGCTCGCCCTCCAGAAGCGGGTGATCGGCTTTGTGGTGTTCCTGATCGTGATCGTGGCGGCTTTCGGGATCGCCAACGTGCTCACCCTCGCGGTGTTCGAGAAGACGCAGGAGATCGCCATCCTGCGCGCGATTGGCGCCACGCGCGGGGTGATCACCCGCACCTTCCTGCTGGAGGGGGCGGCGCTCGGGCTGGGCGGCCTGCTGCTGGGCAATCTGCTGGGGCTCGCCATCAGCGCGTATTTCACCGTGCGGCCCTTTCAGCTTCCGGGGGACCTCTATTTCATCACGGCGCTGCCCGTCGAGGTGCGGCTCACCGACCTGCTGTGGGTGAACGCGGTCGGCCTGGGGACCACCCTGCTCGCCGCCCTGATCCCGGCGCGGCGGGCGGCAAACGTGGAACCGGCGCG includes:
- a CDS encoding ABC transporter permease gives rise to the protein MARTPPDLAWTLARAHLARRRTQNVLTVLGIAVGVMVLIAALSLTNGFTRALVDATLRASPHLSVTAFVPTPRDPALEAEMRADPRVQAFVPFLGDKGLLTRPASAGRGAGVDFTTLFGVTPDAARVLQLNPEEGALLRGLEGGEVLLGSALARSVGAFTGDEVRLLNSTQRRATLRVKGVFTTGNYLIDSGYAFTSLGTLQRLQGTRNVTGYQLRLHDPDLAPAVGSELTRTRAYTPIPWQSLYGTLLDQLALQKRVIGFVVFLIVIVAAFGIANVLTLAVFEKTQEIAILRAIGATRGVITRTFLLEGAALGLGGLLLGNLLGLAISAYFTVRPFQLPGDLYFITALPVEVRLTDLLWVNAVGLGTTLLAALIPARRAANVEPARIIR
- a CDS encoding 3D domain-containing protein, with product MPSQFKRWMPVVLLSVFGAASAAPALPAASFAEAAVRDALAPAAPVAQPRVQAPTARVAVPAPVQSARPQATRPQPTPAQVREAEISRARTQAAQQAAQAAQARARAIQAAEARIAQNTRRTGRSVIARATAYNSTPGQTDSTPFITATGTRVRSGVVALSRDLLRVFPYGSKVTVEDLSGRTGSLLRGQVFSVEDTMAARKTNSIDIWMASRSQAIRFGARQVRITAVR